In a single window of the uncultured Fibrobacter sp. genome:
- a CDS encoding gliding motility-associated C-terminal domain-containing protein, whose translation MKFKSLFFCLLLWAAYVGAYDKWGAFSDPFPIHDVTSFANGVLLATDGGLRFRSINESVIYHSEHGLETSRFHSVVSTEHAVYAVSEFGMIALFIDGSIPWHIVNRSYVKNNVRTVPRGTVVSGNVMTIAFEDRLAFFDVTQYRSILTIDRIASRSLSITPIRELSLRGDSLYVKMDNEIYVRKMNWGNMLGDNRLSDPNSWVLVPKGTSVEGFDEPVKQVKVGSEVLTDGQLYHDDGSSKVKWQVKSEDGTYLVGSEYVFFNKTGEKTVTDLTGLNGYAPGEVYELKAAPQGGVLAMSVDGKLSYGSVGGWGEPHYAYGTLSNGASGYAARMKTLSYLPDGHMFYHIWGFVYLMYSKWGAHLEYDFKSEDDYCFEKYLPNYAISVSTIAAPDNSGFLSSTGSNHGYGVVYFTRDGEVHCANGIGSNAVPGVMYSKMDEDGKWVVYITSKNGTALANEGGLDVITFPSPKAHGGELVDGQVKYYGGMNPAPVDMVYDPVGNRLWLVSMSSLAYLDEEADTLMTPASTNGMLGAEFTSIDVDSHGNLWVGTTNQGVYRLTPKNGSPDTLKIQRFTTKDGLLDNYVADLAVDPVVGAVWFAHEKGVSYYRRNDLKDAHKNMTDSAEVKVHAYPVPFRPKTQAFLTIEGIAEKSTVSIYNRGGALIKYFRNEDVLGGKVEWDGREKSGRLVTPGVYYYVVKKGSKVKKGKFIIAH comes from the coding sequence GTGAAGTTCAAATCTCTATTTTTTTGTCTGCTGCTTTGGGCAGCGTATGTGGGCGCCTACGATAAATGGGGGGCGTTTTCGGACCCGTTCCCGATTCATGACGTGACGTCTTTTGCAAATGGTGTTCTATTGGCAACCGACGGTGGCCTTCGCTTCCGTTCCATTAACGAAAGCGTCATATACCATTCGGAACATGGTCTAGAAACATCCAGATTCCATTCTGTTGTTTCTACGGAACATGCTGTTTATGCGGTTTCTGAATTTGGCATGATCGCGCTATTTATCGATGGCAGTATTCCCTGGCACATTGTCAATCGCTCTTACGTCAAAAATAATGTCCGCACAGTGCCTCGTGGTACCGTTGTTAGCGGAAATGTAATGACGATTGCCTTCGAAGACCGACTTGCGTTTTTCGATGTCACGCAGTACCGCTCGATTTTGACGATTGACCGTATTGCTTCCAGGTCGCTCTCGATTACTCCGATTCGCGAACTTTCGCTGCGAGGAGATTCCCTGTATGTCAAGATGGACAATGAAATTTATGTCCGTAAAATGAACTGGGGAAACATGCTTGGCGATAACCGCTTGAGCGATCCGAATTCATGGGTTCTTGTGCCCAAAGGAACCTCTGTAGAAGGGTTTGATGAACCGGTTAAGCAGGTAAAGGTGGGCTCGGAAGTTTTGACCGATGGACAACTCTATCATGACGATGGTTCAAGCAAAGTCAAGTGGCAGGTCAAATCTGAAGATGGGACATATCTTGTTGGTTCAGAATATGTCTTCTTCAACAAGACAGGCGAAAAGACGGTTACAGATCTTACCGGACTTAATGGATATGCTCCCGGCGAAGTGTACGAGCTGAAGGCTGCTCCTCAAGGCGGTGTTTTGGCAATGTCTGTCGATGGCAAGTTGAGCTATGGTAGCGTTGGTGGCTGGGGTGAACCTCACTATGCATACGGAACATTGTCGAACGGGGCTAGTGGTTATGCGGCGAGAATGAAGACTTTGTCTTATCTGCCCGATGGCCACATGTTCTACCACATTTGGGGCTTTGTGTATTTGATGTATTCGAAGTGGGGCGCACACCTTGAATATGATTTCAAGTCCGAAGACGATTACTGCTTTGAAAAATATCTTCCCAACTATGCGATTTCTGTCTCGACCATTGCCGCTCCCGATAATTCAGGATTCTTGTCGTCGACGGGTAGCAATCACGGTTATGGGGTTGTCTACTTTACCAGAGATGGCGAAGTGCATTGTGCAAACGGGATCGGTAGCAACGCCGTGCCCGGCGTGATGTATTCAAAAATGGATGAAGACGGAAAATGGGTCGTGTATATTACCAGCAAGAACGGAACCGCACTTGCAAATGAAGGCGGTCTCGACGTAATCACGTTCCCTTCGCCGAAAGCCCATGGTGGCGAACTTGTTGATGGTCAAGTCAAGTATTATGGCGGAATGAATCCGGCTCCTGTCGATATGGTGTATGACCCTGTTGGCAACAGGTTGTGGCTTGTTTCGATGTCGTCGCTTGCTTATTTGGATGAAGAGGCTGATACGCTTATGACTCCGGCTTCGACAAATGGCATGCTAGGTGCAGAATTTACGTCCATTGATGTGGATAGTCATGGAAACCTTTGGGTTGGAACAACAAACCAGGGTGTATACCGTTTGACTCCCAAGAATGGTTCTCCTGATACGTTGAAGATTCAGCGTTTTACCACAAAAGATGGCCTGTTGGATAACTATGTTGCCGACCTTGCTGTTGATCCGGTTGTCGGTGCCGTCTGGTTTGCCCACGAAAAGGGCGTGAGCTACTACCGTCGTAACGATCTTAAGGATGCCCATAAGAACATGACCGATTCTGCCGAAGTAAAGGTCCATGCTTATCCGGTTCCGTTTAGGCCCAAGACTCAAGCTTTCCTTACAATCGAAGGCATTGCCGAAAAGTCTACGGTGAGCATTTACAACCGTGGCGGCGCCTTGATCAAGTACTTCCGCAATGAAGACGTCTTGGGCGGCAAGGTGGAATGGGACGGCCGTGAAAAATCTGGCAGGCTGGTGACGCCTGGCGTCTACTATTACGTCGTAAAGAAGGGCTCCAAGGTCAAGAAGGGCAAGTTTATTATTGCCCATTAA
- a CDS encoding CCA tRNA nucleotidyltransferase, with protein sequence MAKLQTLAGEWFEPDLPGRLLKIAGDIREAGGRAFLVGGWVRDALLGKSCRDYDVEVYDMAQDALVPILSKYGRTNLVGKAFGVIHLAMKGLSLDFSFPRTESKVGYGHRGFVVHTDEKLSFKEAALRRDFTINAMGMELPELTLCDPYGGIDDLKSHTLRHVGPAFAEDSLRILRGVQFASRFGCTLAPDTVELCRTLSLDDLSVERLFEEFKKWLLKPGKPSLGLKAFLDIKLDEYFPEIHPFKESWETLGTILDNMVPLRDTLPEAQAMEFAFAALLSDSAETSLKFLERITNETHLLKIVPPLLKAYQELDTAIVNDAPALRRLAVKLGGLKLLGLLVKCTPREFYAGSAADGECFADKLWKAASELDLIEEAPQPYLMGKMLMDMGVKPGKQMGEIIKKSFELQLDGEIKNAEEAIAWAKKMWND encoded by the coding sequence ATGGCAAAATTGCAGACACTTGCAGGCGAGTGGTTCGAACCGGATTTGCCCGGACGCTTGCTCAAGATTGCAGGCGATATCCGCGAAGCGGGCGGTCGTGCGTTTTTAGTGGGCGGCTGGGTCCGCGACGCTCTTTTAGGCAAGTCCTGCCGCGACTACGATGTCGAAGTCTACGATATGGCGCAAGACGCTCTTGTTCCGATTCTTTCCAAATACGGTCGCACGAATTTGGTGGGCAAGGCTTTTGGCGTGATTCATTTGGCCATGAAGGGCTTGTCTCTCGATTTTTCATTCCCGCGTACCGAAAGCAAGGTGGGCTATGGCCATCGCGGTTTCGTGGTGCATACCGACGAAAAGCTGAGCTTTAAAGAAGCTGCCCTCCGCCGCGACTTTACCATCAATGCCATGGGCATGGAACTTCCGGAACTCACGCTTTGTGACCCCTATGGCGGTATTGACGACTTGAAATCGCACACCTTGCGTCATGTGGGTCCCGCTTTTGCCGAAGATTCCTTGCGCATTTTGCGCGGGGTGCAGTTTGCGAGCCGTTTCGGTTGCACGCTCGCGCCCGATACTGTTGAACTTTGCCGCACGCTATCACTCGACGATCTCTCCGTAGAACGTCTGTTCGAAGAATTCAAGAAATGGCTCCTGAAACCGGGCAAGCCTTCGCTGGGTCTCAAGGCGTTTTTGGATATCAAGCTCGATGAATATTTCCCCGAGATTCATCCGTTCAAGGAATCCTGGGAAACTCTCGGTACGATTCTCGACAACATGGTTCCTCTGCGCGACACTTTGCCCGAGGCGCAGGCAATGGAATTTGCCTTTGCTGCCCTCTTGAGTGACAGCGCGGAAACCTCGCTCAAGTTCCTGGAACGCATCACGAACGAAACGCACTTGCTCAAGATTGTGCCTCCGCTTTTGAAGGCGTACCAAGAGCTGGATACGGCCATTGTAAACGATGCTCCGGCACTCCGCCGCCTTGCGGTAAAGCTCGGCGGGTTGAAACTCCTTGGTCTGCTCGTAAAATGCACGCCTCGAGAATTTTATGCGGGTTCTGCAGCCGATGGCGAATGCTTTGCCGACAAGCTTTGGAAAGCAGCAAGTGAACTGGACTTGATTGAAGAAGCTCCGCAGCCTTACCTGATGGGTAAAATGCTCATGGATATGGGTGTTAAGCCGGGCAAGCAAATGGGCGAAATCATCAAGAAGAGTTTCGAACTGCAACTCGACGGCGAAATCAAAAACGCCGAAGAGGCTATCGCCTGGGCGAAAAAGATGTGGAATGATTAA
- a CDS encoding glycosyltransferase gives MIRTHRYRGPKATPSVSVVVPMRNEEEFAQRTLEALAEQDYAGEWEVICVDDRSTDSTKEILEKFAATHPKFRVLSLSPDLPQIASPKKRALESAFKIAKYDVLLTMDADCIPRKSWITAMAGRFNDGICIVQGPKQNNGSRTMPHLYQKLETLGYTAMEAAGFSWGHPIVASAACLAYKKDLFFAVGGFGDLVNLSSGDDDMLIHKMMKIPGTKVCYNLDKDAVIETAPVHTWKQLFNQRARWSSNGTNYESKAYILMLTLIYTYYIWMFISPWCVLFLDCPWQWCAFSILPKILVDFVFLMIASWKLHAKRKMLAFLPTEIIQVPMIVFAVPAGITGMFRWK, from the coding sequence GTGATTCGTACGCACCGTTACAGAGGGCCCAAGGCAACCCCGAGTGTTTCGGTCGTGGTCCCCATGCGCAATGAAGAAGAATTCGCGCAACGCACTCTGGAAGCCCTCGCGGAGCAAGACTACGCCGGCGAATGGGAAGTGATTTGCGTAGACGACCGTTCCACCGATTCTACCAAGGAAATTCTGGAAAAATTTGCGGCCACCCACCCGAAATTCAGGGTGCTTAGCCTCTCGCCCGATTTGCCGCAAATTGCAAGCCCTAAAAAGCGAGCCCTCGAAAGCGCCTTCAAGATCGCAAAATACGATGTGCTTTTGACGATGGACGCCGACTGCATTCCGCGCAAGAGCTGGATTACCGCCATGGCAGGCCGCTTTAACGACGGCATTTGCATTGTGCAAGGCCCCAAGCAGAATAACGGCAGCCGCACGATGCCGCACCTGTACCAGAAACTCGAAACCTTGGGCTACACCGCCATGGAAGCCGCAGGCTTTAGCTGGGGTCACCCGATTGTGGCATCGGCCGCATGTCTTGCCTACAAAAAGGACCTGTTCTTTGCCGTGGGCGGTTTTGGCGACCTGGTGAACCTTTCAAGCGGCGATGACGACATGCTCATCCACAAGATGATGAAAATCCCGGGAACCAAGGTCTGCTACAACCTGGACAAGGACGCCGTGATTGAAACCGCACCGGTGCATACCTGGAAGCAGCTCTTTAACCAGCGCGCCCGCTGGAGCAGCAACGGCACCAACTACGAAAGCAAGGCATACATTCTGATGCTCACGCTGATTTACACCTACTACATCTGGATGTTCATTAGCCCCTGGTGCGTGCTCTTTTTGGATTGCCCCTGGCAGTGGTGCGCATTCAGTATTCTGCCCAAGATTCTGGTGGACTTTGTTTTCTTGATGATCGCTTCTTGGAAACTACATGCCAAGCGCAAGATGCTTGCATTCTTGCCCACTGAAATCATTCAGGTTCCGATGATTGTATTTGCCGTGCCCGCAGGCATCACCGGAATGTTCAGGTGGAAGTAA